A genomic stretch from Asterias rubens chromosome 7, eAstRub1.3, whole genome shotgun sequence includes:
- the LOC117292559 gene encoding centrosomal protein of 131 kDa-like, with protein sequence MDLSLTGSQISSIKRPSSAGSRPGSSNGGRQGTSGGRTTPKTSNHVRTSSSQSSVVTGGGHGSSARKPSPGRSRPERTNSTSGVTNGLAINSSSLSNGRHKRTSSHNAELSHRSNASEDSSRASARSREAPSSSATDFLALFDSGHQPVIKNRSSKPKKASTRNHWTEPPSGRAFAIPSSARSSSTIDSYTLNSGRHDTTRETPRGAPALQLNAHTTLLSKQENQKTSPQSVDAMHLLKNSMNTNNTNLDSTPPAAAGDAQLVSSSEKNFRASSPRKTSNTTSKRLALSTPRENDSRNSARSPRRDQVPLSPTHPVAETYIESVNEAAGKIQRWYRTNVSKRQRDGEEEIRKILNQKRREREELLQQQQKEEEAEVRREGDKKRSREEKARLARHAAIEELQKKREEKAKDIREKAEEEIRYLQASGKVSKKPAPKPRPRSSSNSSKKQRGESVKPPPEQATSSRTPDEMMGAVGGTVPRPATASSVGRKVDEIFDDPSTHRTQQTEDEPSGTPSVAATKTTLTDLLDTLKLLEEPVKVPSPSDNNKKGPAWLDILDDREEDDDEDAPALSHRLAAERREVYLSAENIQQISGKPKPKPAGPKPSEGGPKVGSQHALLTEDKLMSIMSFLDEVDQADKEEIVSQVMQFQDPEASVVSQSVLVVPSAAELQKLEQASAAASEVTNTVLSQRLQLDEKDRSVKMLQKALNQQRELTVRHAKEQEKEMKKRLGLQKEEYENTVKRHLSFIDQLIDDKKSLSEKYDTVVRDLKQVDKKYSTKIKTMEDTHNSELQKVKDVQAAAEKIRREKWIDEKTKKIKEITVKGLEPEIQRLIASHKGEIKKIKAIHEAELLQSEERAGGKYVRHIEELRDQLAEEKEAACARERDLAKTRYEKQLEQEEAAYQQQRRRLYADIQEEKERLADQAKRQRQEMDRLTLQMEDNNRKGLGAMKEEFEQARDEQERRHRAEVRELEERLKIEKEAWEENYMKKQETWLLSKERELKEHVRKDRDKEIELVITRLEDDAATAREECERAAENRVKRIRDKYEAELREIELSERNTQDRYNDMKARLADVEGETIRLKGLMKQKEQEVQDVKKICDRLTNERNNVQDVIRQEFADRLVATEEENKRLKNEMSEMRARHKLELSRIKESKDEEMEEVHKRVKQAIVKKEETVSQLKQQHAAAVKRADHLESLLEQQRKQLIKK encoded by the exons ATGGACCTTAGCCTGACTGGATCCCAGATTTCCTCGATCAAAAGACCCAGCTCAGCAGGAAGCAGACCAGGGTCAAGCAATGGAGGCCGCCAGGGTACCAGTGGAGGTCGTACCACACCAAAGACATCCAATCATGTGCGGACCAGCAGTAGCCAGAGCAGCGTGGTTACCGGTGGGGGTCATGGGTCATCGGCAAGGAAACCAAGCCCAGGGAGAAGCCGACCAGAAAGGACAAACTCAACAAGT GGAGTAACCAACGGGCTGGCAATAAACTCCTCATCTTTGTCAAATGGAAGACACAAAAGAA CCTCGAGTCATAATGCTGAGTTGAGTCATCGCAGTAATGCTAGTGAAGACAGTAGTAGAGCGTCAGCACGTAGCAGGGAAGCCCCAAG TAGTAGCGCTACAGATTTCCTGGCCCTATTTGACAGCGGCCATCAGCCCGTCATCAAAAACCGATCCAGTAAACCCAAGAAGGCGTCAACTCGTAATCACTGGACTGAACCG CCATCAGGAAGAGCCTTTGCTATCCCTTCTAGCGCAAGGAGCAGCAGCACCATCGACTCTTACACTCTCAACAGTGGACGGCATGACACTACCCGAGAAACACCCCGGGGTGCCCCCGCTCTACAACTCAATGCACACACCACGCTCCTGTCCAAACAGGAAAACCAAAAAACCTCTCCCCAGTCTGTGGACGCAATGCACTTGCTTAAAAACTCCATGAATaccaacaatacaaatttagaCTCTACTCCGCCGGCAGCGGCCGGGGACGCCCAGCTGGTTAGCAGCTCAGAGAAGAATTTCAGAGCCTCCAGCCCTCGGAAAACAAGCAACACCACGAGTAAGCGGTTAGCACTTTCAACCCCCCGAGAAAATGACTCGAGAAACAGTGCTAGGTCTCCAAGACGAGACCAGGTTCCACTCTCGCCAACACATCCTGTTGCTGAGACTTATATAGAATCCGTTAACGAAGCAGCTGGTAAAATCCAGAGGTGGTATCGGACAAATGTTTCAAAGAGGCAGAGGGACGGCGAGGAGGAGATCAGGAAGATCTTGAATCAGAAGAGACGAGAGAGGGAGGAGCTGCTCCAACAGCAGCAGAAGGAGGAGGAAGCTGAGGTACGGCGAGAGGGGGATAAGAAGAGGAGTAGAGAGGAGAAGGCGAGGTTGGCGAGACATGCTGCGATAGAG GAGCTTCAGAAGAAACGAGAGGAGAAGGCAAAAGACATCCGTGAGAAGGCAGAAGAGGAGATCCGATACCTCCAAGCTAGCGGCAAGGTCTCCAAGAAGCCCGCTCCAAAGCCTCGACCACGAAGCTCTAGCAACTCCAGCAAGAAACAGCGAGGGGAATCTGTGAAGCCTCCTCCTGAGCAGGCGACAAGCAGTAGGACTCCAGATGAAATGATGGGGGCTGTGGGAGGGACTGTTCCACGACCGGCCACTGCTAGTAGTGTTGGCAGAAAGGTGGATGAAATATTTGAT GATCCGTCAACACATAGAACCCAACAAACTGAGGATGAACCATCAGGAACACCAAGTGTAGCTGCCACTAAGACCACCCTGACTGATCTCTTAGATACTCTAAAGCTACTTGAAGAACCGGTCAAAGTCCCTAGCCCTTCGGATAACAACAAGAAAGGACCAGCATGGT TGGACATCCTGGATGATAGagaagaagatgatgatgaagatgctCCAGCTCTGTCACATCGTCTGGCTGCAGAGAGACGGGAGGTGTACCTTTCAGCAGAGAACATCCAACAGATCTCCGGCAAACCCAAACCGAAACCAGCCGGACCGAAACCATCAGAGGGTGGACCTAAGGTTGGGTCCCAGCACGCTCTATTAACTGAGGATAAACTCAT GAGTATCATGTCATTCCTTGATGAGGTAGACCAAGCAGATAAGGAGGAGATTGTCAGCCAAGTCATGCAG TTTCAAGACCCTGAAGCCTCAGTCGTCAGTCAGTCCGTTCTGGTTGTACCCTCAGCGGCTGAGCTACAGAAACTTGAGCAGGCATCAGCGGCAGCTTCTGAAGTAACAAACACCGTCTTGTCTCAACGATTACAGCTGGATGAGAAAGACCGATCTGTCAAGATGCTACAGAAAGCCCTG AATCAGCAGCGTGAGTTGACTGTCCGTCACGCTAAGGAGCAAGAGAAAGAAATGAAGAAGAGACTAGGATTACAGAAGGAGGAATATGAGAACACTGTCAAGAGACATCTCTCATTTATTGATCAG CTGATTGACGACAAGAAATCACTCAGTGAGAAATATGACACAGTGGTTCGGGACTTGAAGCAAGTGGACAAGAAATATTctacaaaaatcaaaacaatggaAGATAC ACATAACTCAGAGTTGCAGAAAGTGAAAGACGTCCAAGCAGCTGCAGAGAAGATAAGGCGGGAAAAATGGATTGATGAGAAGACTAAGAAAATCAAG GAAATTACGGTTAAGGGTTTAGAGCCTGAGATTCAGCGGCTTATTGCCAGCCACAAGGGTGAGATTAAGAAGATCAAAGCCATCCATGAGGCTGAGTTGTTGCAATCAGAGGAGAGGGCTGGAGGGAAGTATGTACGACACATTGAAGAGCTAAGAGATCAGCTGGCTGAAGAGAAAGAAGCGGCTTGTGCACGGGAACGAGATCTTGCAAAGACAAG ATATGAGAAGCAACTTGAGCAGGAGGAGGCAGCGTACCAGCAGCAGAGGAGACGGCTCTATGCAGACATACAAGAGGAGAAAGAAAGACTGGCTGATCAGGCCAAGAGACAACGGCAAGAGATGGATAGGCTGACACTACAGATGGAAGATAATAACCGCAAAGGACTGGGAGCCATGAAGGAAGAGTTTGAACAGGCTAGGGATGAGCAAGAACGAAGACACAGG GCTGAGGTTCGAGAGCTCGAGGAGAGACTGAAGATTGAAAAAGAAGCCTGGGAAGAAAATTACATGAAGAAACAG GAAACCTGGCTGTTGTCCAAGGAGCGTGAGTTGAAGGAACACGTCCGTAAGGACCGAGATAAGGAGATTGAGCTAGTGATTACCAGACTTGAAGATGATGCGGCTACGGCTAGAGAAGAATGCGAGAGAGCTGCAGAAAACAGAGTCAA gaGGATACGTGATAAGTACGAGGCTGAGCTGAGAGAGATTGAACTCTCGGAGAGAAACACTCAAGATAGATATAATGATATGAAGGCAAGACTCGCTGACGTTGAAGGAGAGACCATCAGACTGAAGGGACTGATGAAACAGAAAGAGCAAGAAGTGCAAGACGTTAAGAAG ATATGCGACCGTCTCACCAATGAGCGCAACAATGTTCAGGACGTGATTAGGCAGGAGTTTGCCGATCGACTCGTAGCGAccgaagaagaaaacaagagGTTGAAGAATGAGATGTCGGAGATGAGGGCGCGCCATAAACTGGAGCTGTCTCGTATCAAAGAGAGCAAGGATGAAGAAATGGAAGAAGTGCATAAGAG AGTCAAGCAAGCCATCGTCAAGAAGGAAGAAACAGTGAGCCAGTTGAAGCAACAACATGCAGCTGCCGTTAAGAGAGCAGACCATCTAGAGTCACTACTAGAACAGCAACGGAAACAGCTCATTAAGAAATGA